AAAGccaacacactttttttttttgtttcttaaaaagaatcaactttttactttgatttttttattcattgatcataaaaaatcagttaataattaaaatgaaaaattatatttgagaatttgaattcgagagtcaaatttaaatttgggtaaaattataaaaaaaaatatttattttttatacaaatacataaaaatcatattcataatttaaatttcaaactctaaatatatattattatttttaaatattttttaaaaatgaataatatttttgaatgttATATTTTCTGTCCCTTTAACAAACTgtcagtgtatatatatatatatatatattaatttcaggtacaattaaaattggtaatttaaaacaaagttcaaattttcaatttattatacaataagtttttttaatatatatattttaaaaataataaattgagaaataaattattctgcataataaattatttcctgatttattacgcagaataatttattttctaaatttttattttttttaaaaatatattaaataatttttttatggaaatgacacgtaacaaatctcgctactccaagtaacgAGATTACATCAGGattatttcagaaaatatttttttaaaaaagatattatttaatatatttaaaaaagaaaggaataaaatgaaaaaaaaactcGATATTTTTATCCCCCACAAAATTGGATTACCATGTGAATCCAGATTGTCGAAGGAGATGTATTGAATATCCATATTTTGAGTGCGAGTGCGGGCTATGTATATTTGAGTGGGGCCCGCGTAGGAATCTTCATGCTTCCTTTATATATATAGTGTGTATGTGTGAGTGCGAGTGGAGGTCAATTTCCTTCAACCCcatactattgttattattattattattattattattattattattatatacagaTACGCATACGGGGCTGTTGGGGGGTCGTCCCTTCACGTCAGTTACTCTCATGCCACGTTTGCTCTACCTACGTACGTGTGCAGTATCCACCGGTcaaacacatgcatgcatgcatgcatccaCCTCATCCTTCATTTCTATATATTTAGGGTCAAAACTCAAAAGGGGTTGCCCTGCCCACTTGCACAATGAcgtcaatttttatttttattttaattttttaaaatttaatcgaTAAAATCGGTGCATTTAtaatagcttttttttttttttttacaaaaaattgaCTAATTTAtagaatatttaaatttattcagATTAATTAGGTAATTGGACAGAGAATTTAAACTATAGATCAATCGaccaaaaaattttatttttatggatttataggtTGAAATCTATTTGGATGCACATTAATTGGATTTTTCAatcaaattttaataattactacTTAATTTGGGTGTGAAATAAGATAAGCTCAGTTATTAAGTTATACTAAAAGATAGAAAAGAATTCAGTCAGAATCGCACTCATAATCTAagtcaatttataatattttataaatttatcaGTGGGATACACACAAAATAACTTATCGATCGTTTACTTGTATTAAAATTTAGAATCAATTCTCTAGTAATAAGCACGTTAGTTTTTCTTAAGACTTTGGCAATGGCTAGCTTACCTTAAAGATGATAACCCAAAAgctaatataaaaataaaaattaggatTTTCATGGTTTTATATTGAATTTAATGAGATTGGATTGAATTAAACTATTTAGATGGACCAACTATTATTTCTTGTAGATGTAGATAAATGCATCAAATATCATGTCATTTCATTTTCAAGCCATTAAGTGAGCCCAATATGAGCAGGCAAGAGGTAGCAGTCCACAGATTAATCATGAAGAatgaatacatatatatagaacTTGGATAACAAGCTGACCATGGAGAAATTAATTAATGGTCAAAAAAAAGTAAACATGTAGGGGAGAGATGgtttcaaatttcattttcaaGCAAAGCCCAGTATATATGGTACGTGCACTACATCTATTAAATCATGGTCTTCCTTGCATAATATTCGgctttttaaaaatatgaaatatgaatatctaCTTGCGAGTGCATGCTATGTATGAATGCAGCACAACACGCATGCAGCTTttccctttcctttttttttttctttattttcatttttcagtcTTAGCTCGTCCATGTCTCTTCCCTGTTCCTTTTTTCTAATTTTGTTAACAGCCTCCTTATTTATTTATCACTGCACTTGATCTTGGGCCAAGCTTGCCTGCGCCTGAATTTGcaaacgtctctctctctctctctctctctctagcagACTAGCACTGTCTGTGCAAGAACTAAGAAGAGATGCCAGAAGACTCTGCATTGGAGAAGCTTGAGATGGAGATTTCTTCAGATCAGAGCATAAATGAACTTGAGATGGAGATTTCTTCAGATCAGAGCATAAATGAGCTTGAGATGGAGATTTCTTCAGATCAGAGCATAAATGAGCTCGAGATGGAGATTTCTTCAGATCAGAACATAAATGAGCTTGAGAAGGAGATTTCTTCATATCAGAGCATAAATGAGCTTGAGATGGAGATTTCTTCAGATCAGAGCATAAATGAGCTTGAGATGGAGATTTCTTCAGATCAGAGCATAAATGAGCTTGAGATGGAGATTTCTTCATATCAGAGCATAAATGAGCTTGAGATGGAGATTTCTTCAGATCAGAGCATAAATGAGCTTGAGATGGAGATTTCTTCATATCAGAGCATAAATGAGCTTGAGATGGAGATTTCTTCATATCAGAGCAAAAATGAGCAGCCCCAGGCTCCGGGAAGAAGGAAAGGTGGCCTGATAACCATGCCATTCATCATAGGTACACATTACTGCAACTGGGTCTGTGAGATTTAAGCGCTTTGACTTCAGAAGTACTGTGTGTTTTTAGTCTctgaatcaattttttttttggttctgcGAAATGAAAAACAGCAAATGAAGTATTTGAGAAGGTGGCAAGCTATGGGCTGCTTCCCAACATGATCCTATATCTGATGACAGATTACAACATGGGCATAGCCAAGGGGACCCACTTGCTATTCTACTGGACTGCAGCTATCAGTTTCTTGCCTCTTGTTGGAGCTTTCCTCTCAGACTCTTACCTGGGTCGATTCCTCACCATTGGTTTTGGTTCCATCTCTAGTCTCCTGGTAATTAATTTCACCTTTCTAGGATTTTAATTTATGCCtcattaaaatttatatatagatatatatatatatatatatatatagagagagagagagagagagagagagagagagagagagagagagagagagagagaaagaaacagaAAAGCAAGACCCACGAGGTCTGCACATGGATATTCTCTTCTTTATTGTAGATGGCAGAAGTTCAGAGTCTCTTCCCCCGGCCTTCTGCATTTGTAAATTGTGAACACCTTTATTGTGGTCACTGAAAGGTCCCATGTCTTTGTGATCTGGCCGGAGCGTGTAGGACACGCGCCGCAGGGGTCGGATTCTTTGTAGCTCCTCTCAAAACAGGCGTTAACCCCCCAACATGGTCTTCAGAGGCCTTCACAATAAACTAATAAATGAGATTTGTCCAAGATACTGATCTTTAATTAAAAGTGAGTGATGACTtctgcttattattattattattattagttattaatattgttattaataAGTCCACATTAAAGTGAATTAAGAGAAAGCCTCTCTTGAAAATGCTGGACTATGGGATCTacttatttcattaattaatgcCATGCGCTTGGAGTTTTCctggtttcttcttcatttgtTTACTAGACCCTTCATACAAATAATAATGCTAGACTTTGTTTTCTTACTGCATTTTGTCAACTGTAAAATCAGTGAATTAATCATTTTTTCTGTAATGAAAACTCATCACAAGCAATTTGAATTGggcttaaaaaaaataatttttgaagaaACCTGTTCTTGCCAATGGATTAATTGAAATAAATGACCCTAAATATTAACTGTTTATAGGGTATGACCCTCCTCTGGCTGACAGCCATGCTTCCCCAAGCAAGGCCGCCTCCATGCAACCAATTAGCCACTAACTGCGAGTCCCCGACATCTGCCCAATTTGGTCTTCTAGTTTCTTCATTTGCTCTCATGTCCATTGGAGCTGGTGGGATTAGGGCATGTTCTTTAGCATTTGGTGCAGAACAGTTGGATAAAAGTGAGAACCCAAAAAATGAGAGGGTCTTGGAGACCTTCTTCCGCTGGTACTATGCTTCTACAGCTCTTCCTACTCTGGTTGCTTTGACGGGCATCGTTTATATTCAAGATCACATGGGATGGAAAGTGGGTTTTGGAGTTCCAGCAGTTCTCATGTTTTTATCGGCCTTCCTTTTCTTCCTGGGTTCTCCACTTTATATTAAGCACAAACCCAACACAAGTTTGTTCACTGGCTTTGCCCGAGTACTCGTTGTTGCTTACAAGAACAGAAAACTTGCATTCCCACCTTCAAACTCGGATGGGTGGTACTACCATGACAAGGACTCAAAGCTTGTTGTGCCAACTGATAAACTAAGGTACCATTTGATTGAAATCATTTTCATTGCCTTCTTGGTCAATTTAAAGTTCATGCAGGAATGTTCATTGAGTTCCTTTTCAATTTCTGCTCAGGTTTTTAAATAAAGCTTGCATAATTAGAAGTCCTGAAAAAGACATAGACCCAGATGGATTAGCCTCAAATCCATGGAGACTCTGCACTGTAGAGCAAGTAGAAGAGCTCAAAGCACTCATCAAGGTCATTCCACTGTGGTCAACTGGGATCATGATGTCAATAAACACAACTCAAAGACTATTTTTCTTAGTGCAAGCTAATTCTATGGATAGACACATCACTTCAAACTTCCAAATTCCTGCAGGTTCATTTGGAATGTTTTCAATCATTGCTTTAGCAATATGGATTGCTATCTACGATCGTGTGTTCCTTCCCTTGGCATCAAAACTCAGAGGAAAACCTGTGCGGCTTAGCACAAAAAAAAGAATGGGAATTGGGCTATTTTTTTCTTGCATGGCCATGATAGTTTCAGGCCTTGTTGAGCATATTCGCCGGAGAAGAGCAATTCATGAAGGATTTCTGAATAATCCTCATGGAGTAGTGGGTATGTCGGCTATGTGGCTCGTACCACAGTATTGCTTGAATGGTCTAGCTGAAACTTTTAATGCGATAAGCCAGACAGAATTCTACTATTCGGAGTTTCCCAAGAGTATGTCCAGCATTGCTTCATCTCTTTACGGATTGGGAGTGGCTGTGGCAAATCTGCTGGCCAGTGTCTTACTGAGCACAGTGGATAATGCTACAAAAAGAGGAGGAAAGGAGAGTTGGGTTTCAAGTAATATCAACAGGGGTCATTATGAAAATTACTATTGGCTTCTTGCCATAATGACCTTCATTAATTTAGTATATTTCCTTCTCTGCAGTTGGGCCTATGGACCTTGTGTTGAACAAGGCACAAAGACTGGAGATGAGGGAAGAGATTTTAAGCAGGAAGAGGAGCTTTTTGAGTAGCTCAGGAAGGAACAGAAACATTTGCAAGTTGGTTGGACAAAGCACCAAAAAGGGAAAATAGAAAGACACAAACAACAAATACCTTTTTTAGCTTTTCTCCGCGggcccatctctctctctctctccatgatTTACAGTTGTATAACGGGCCCCTACAAAATTTCTTTCATTTCATTTAGTATAATATGTACACACGCACACAACAAAACTCTTGGACCATGTTAGTTCACCCTCTCAtttctttaaaatataaataaatatattatggAATATCTTGAAATCATTGGTTTAAAACCATTCACACTATTCATTTGCCTATTCTTAAGTTTAAAATTTATTCCATGTACTGGTTGGTGACGTTGTTGCCTTGACATATAAACATTTCTCATAGAAACAATTTGTatcttattttaaaataaggagcttGTATATTTCTACTATATCATTTAACTaattatgcatttatttttaaaacataattataaaCATTCAGGATATATTTCTAttaatctgatttttttttttaaagaattccATTATTCTATTTTAATACGCAGTTGCAACTTCTAATTCTTTTCCTTCGCTCTATTTTTTTTAACTTGCGttattttatttgaatattttgacCTTCGGAACATAAAATTAGGGTCATGAagttgaatttgtgtgaatttaagtAAAAACTTATtaccaaaattttttaattttatttcaaatccacacaaatccaattATGCTTCCAAACATTACCAAAGTTTAATTTAAATTCATAATCAAACACTTAATCTAATTagatccaattcatccccctctgaGTTGATTTGAAACGATAACCTCCCCCTCTGCATTAAACGTATTAAACTTTAAGAAACTATCAACATtatactgattttttttttagttaagaaTAAAAGGCAATATTAACACATCTAATATTAATCAGAGACAGCACTTTAATTATCCACAAAAGTTTGTGTTTTTTAACCAAGTGGTTGTCACTAACAGTAGTGTGTTTCAACATGAATTTTCAACAGTAGTTTTAACTAgccaacaaatatatatattacttaataGTTTTTAACTTCACTGCAGTATTACAAGTGGGACAGAGTCCATGCCATATCCATTGGGCAAGCAAACATGAAAAAGTCACGTGAAACATACACTAACTCGTGGctattagggttttggatttagatttatatcaaatttgaataaaatggaatataaatttgtattaaaatttgtctacaTCCACTCAAACTAAATCTAAAATctgaaattcatactcccaaataCAACATGAGGAAAGAAATATGTGTAAGTTGCCAAGGATACCACAATTTACGTCTTAAGCCATGTTTTATTCAAATGTTCACAATGGAAAAGGGATTAAATATTCGACACATCTAAGATATACAATTCAACTTTCAGGATCCTCCCCCACAATTTAAATGTTTGATTTCCTTCCAGCTAAACTAATATCTGGCTTAAGATAGTTTGAACTGTCTTACGAGATTTAACAACAAAAAATGGCACAATGGCACAATTGAAGAGTGCTAGAAGAAGAGACACATTTCCAAGTTATTAAAGTATGGACATTCTTGCAAAAGCAAGTCAATGCCCTCCAGCAGCAAGCTTTTTCTTCAACTCCTTTTTATTGACCTGAAATTAGACATGACACACCCTTATGAGATAACATTCCAATGAGACAACCTACACGGAGATAGACCAATTAAGGGTAAGAAAATAAAACAACTCTCCTCTTGCTGAACAAAAACACAGTTAAATAGCTTACCTTTCCCATAGCATTCCGAGGCAGTGCGTCCCACAGGAACAATTGAGTTGGTAGCTAAGAAGATAAGAAGTTAAATTTGTATACTAGCTGAAATGAATGCTCAAATATAACTACAACTATTATCCAAAACATTCCATATTATAGTATGGATAAATCCAATCATTGACATCTAGCATAAAGTTGAGTATTCTAGAAGCCTAGGTAAAAGGGAAATATATAAGAGAAAAATCAACATAATGTCAGATAAATGGGCCAAACAGAGCAGctggttaaaaatattttagaaaggaACAGTTGGTTCACATCATGTGCTATGAAAGCtattagaaagagagaaaaataaaagaCGGGCATTTCTTCAGAAGGCTTAGATCAATGAAACAGCAGCTTACAACACATGGAATCAAAATttgataaagaagaagaaaaaagtaaGAAGCTTTAGAAGTCCCGGATATTGGGCAGGGCAGTTTCAATAAAGAACTTGGGGAAAAACTAATGTTTTTTTTCCCCGCTTTGTGTGTATGAAAAGTGGGGAGGGTGCCAAATAAACTAGTTCTCACAGCCAAATGGCTTGGGCCTTCCATTGCAAAACATTAACTGCTTGAAAAGTGGTTTGTTTTGAGTCCATATATGGCTGCAATAAGTTGTTTTGGAAGTCCGAAACCATGTCAGCCTCGTTGTCTACGGCTGATTAGTCAGACTTTTAAAACAACTCCACCAGATGGTTTTCATTTCAGAATTTCATTTATACGGAAATTATAAAGAGCAAGGAGCATGATTTGATATGAATATTCAAAAGAAGCTCTTCCAATAAAATGGAAAAGGAAATAAACAAGCATGTAGCAATACCTTGTAAGGGGCAAGTTTATCTTTAGCCCAAGTGCAAAGTTCTACCAAACTTATAGCAGGCTTCAACTCTTGTGCTCGTCTCTCCTTTACATTAAGTTCTGGCACAATTATTGCAGAAACAGCTTCACCATAGTCCTTGTCCGGTAAGCCCAAGACACAGCACTCCGACACAGCAGGATGCTATAGGAAATAGGATGGTTTAATTGTCAACATTTTCTTCATTGCTACAAAAGAACATTTATCATGAACCAAGCACTGCTTTGTAGAACAAGAATAAACTGAACAATACCTCTAAAAGAGTTGCTTCAATTTCTAAAGCAGATAACTTGTATCCACCAACCTTCATAATATCAGCACTTGTACCTGATCGGTAGAATCAAACGATTAAGAAGCTTCATTCAGATATGATCACTCATATATATTGATTATTTGGTTGTATGAATAAATTCTGCTCCATGCACATTCACCAATAATATGAACCAGATCAACTATTAGTGCTGAAGCCAGTCAAAAAGGCAATAATCATATATGGAATTGAAAAGATACAAAATTTATTCACTTACAAGAGCACATACCCAAAAGATTACAAGTGtattagaaaaaaagaaaagaaaaagaatatctTGTGATATGTTAGTTCTTATGAAGCgaggacatatatatatatatatatatttatttatttatttatgctaATAACATTTTTTTATCCAAATATGGACCatttaaaaagtaaataaaaacaGTATTCAAGCATCATTGAATCTGCATCAAATGTTCATAAATacagttctttttttttttcagagtcTTCGTTTATTGATGCAAGTTTTTTTGGGTGATGTGATCAATGCAAGTTAGAACTTACAAGTTCATTAATGCATAAAAAAATGTCTGCAGTAAAATTTAAGaaatctctcaaattttcataatGACAACTAGGCCACCAAGATTTTAACTTTTTCCCCCCTTAACGTTAGATTTTCCATGTCCAACATGTCCagaaattatttataaaaaagaggaagagggggagggggagggggaggggtgGTGGGGAGGAAGGGGGGACAGCATGCTATAGAAGCGCTTGACACATATCAGAGGTGTTTTAGTGTATGAGAGGTGTGGGACGCTGATGCTTCAAGGTTCATGCCCTGCCATAAAGCAAGGATAGTCCAAAGCCACAAAAACAAAACCCTCCTTCATATGTGCCTCCTATAACTTATATATAAAATTACTTGTCAAGAATTTATGGGGAAATTCCAATAAAAAACATGCTTCAACAACTTGACAAAGTTTAGAATAGCTAGCAGATAATTGGAAATTGACGGTCCAAATACAATTAATCAGCTCAGGAGGTCAATAGAGCATAAAGCAAAAATTAAacccaatgttttaaaaggcacaGGCGTAAGGCAAGGCGTTTTAACCCTCAAGAGGCGAGATGAGAGCCTTAAGCGTTGAGCGTAAGCCTtctaagaattttatttttagataacaACATGTAAACAAGTTACATATATGCTAGAAAGAAATTAAGAAACTCACAAATAATGTTAAAAAggggaaaattttcaaaagtaTAATGTTAAAAAAACAATCAAATATAGTTTGCAAGCTACTAGTTGTCCATTCAAAAATGGCTAACTTGAATTTATTACATAAAACATGACAAGAGATAGCCATACAAAGTTCAAATTGTTTTTAGATCTTAGATACAACTCTcgattattttggaaacattgATGTTCAAGACTTTTAGAATCAACACAAATTATGGCATCTCTTTTTATATAAACATGGAGTTCAACATTTCTAGCTAAATCTAACTTAAGAATCAgtgaatcacacacccaaaatgcataagcctcaactaaaaaggcgcaaaaggtGTGCCTTTTGTACAAATACGTAAGTCTTAGCGTCTAACATGTTGGCCTTTTGGAATTTGGCactttagattgagcctcaaaaCATTTTAGGCTTGTCCTTGAGGCAagcctcaattgagccttttaaaacattgatcaAACCCATAAAGGGGAGCCAGTGAGTGGTCCAAGAATTACATGAACACTATttcaaatatgaaagtatgttatgtgtgtgtgtatttggaaaatataaatttAGAGCACGACTTCAAACATTTCAAGTTACAGATTTCAAAATACCAAGACCAATTgcagcttcttttttttttttggatagcaaaagaaattcattaataggaagagaatttaTAAGGGGGGAGAGTAAGACATCTCACAAAAATATCTGGgacaaaccagaaaaaaaaaaacaaaacaaaaaaaaaaaaacataaataaatccaACCAATTCTTTCAATCCCTACGCAAGTCCTAAAAGCTAGCTTCCCTAAAAATTCCAAACCCGATTCACCATAAAGAATGTTGAGCAAttaggtaaaatggaagacctaagctcactgataggtctctccctatgtaagtacaataggaatgaccacaatacccttactaactcacatattactaacaaaactttaacacataataataatgctaaaagactatATAACCATTGACAGTACCCTTCAAGTTggacaaagatacaatacccggTTGTGGATCTTCGATCAAAAGGTGATTCGGctcaatctgcatctgtaaatcCTTGAATATGAGTGTGCCCCGACCCTAATATAAGAGACCTTGccttggtgcacctttgagatatctcaaaatgtgaaTTACTGCACCCCGG
This window of the Malania oleifera isolate guangnan ecotype guangnan chromosome 6, ASM2987363v1, whole genome shotgun sequence genome carries:
- the LOC131158422 gene encoding protein NRT1/ PTR FAMILY 1.2-like, giving the protein MPFIIANEVFEKVASYGLLPNMILYLMTDYNMGIAKGTHLLFYWTAAISFLPLVGAFLSDSYLGRFLTIGFGSISSLLGMTLLWLTAMLPQARPPPCNQLATNCESPTSAQFGLLVSSFALMSIGAGGIRACSLAFGAEQLDKSENPKNERVLETFFRWYYASTALPTLVALTGIVYIQDHMGWKVGFGVPAVLMFLSAFLFFLGSPLYIKHKPNTSLFTGFARVLVVAYKNRKLAFPPSNSDGWYYHDKDSKLVVPTDKLRFLNKACIIRSPEKDIDPDGLASNPWRLCTVEQVEELKALIKVIPLWSTGIMMSINTTQRLFFLVQANSMDRHITSNFQIPAGSFGMFSIIALAIWIAIYDRVFLPLASKLRGKPVRLSTKKRMGIGLFFSCMAMIVSGLVEHIRRRRAIHEGFLNNPHGVVGMSAMWLVPQYCLNGLAETFNAISQTEFYYSEFPKSMSSIASSLYGLGVAVANLLASVLLSTVDNATKRGGKESWVSSNINRGHYENYYWLLAIMTFINLVYFLLCSWAYGPCVEQGTKTGDEGRDFKQEEELFE